The nucleotide window CAGATGGGCTCCAcatgggactagaagagttggaagaccaaggactacatggcggaggactatgaagccGAAGTAgtagaaaattaatagaaaaatatttaattaaaaccttaagatagagacaactggtgaaatctaactgaggcttttTGCTTCACTAGGCgtgggaggatatgatgataatgatgatcctTTTTACATTTGGACTGTTTTTTATGCCTTGtagtgttttttatttctactttcaATCGCCCTCTTCTAgcttatctttctttattattttcatactAGGAGTAATGTTTATTATAtggatacatgcatatacatatagaggcctaatatatttcataaaattgatTATTAAACAAATGATGCCTTTGttacaatttttaaaaaatttgtattaTGAATATTAAGTTTTGGTGAGTATGAATGTTTCTATTAGTCTTTGAtctgtcgcaaaaaaaaaaaaaattaactttgaatTAAACTTTTACATTTCATTAGTCCCAGTCTGCACTCTTCAGTTGGTACCTTAAAATAACTGTATTCGTATTTAAAGTTCttttataaaaacttcaatatcTTATGCaatattgctaatattttttctTCATGTTATAGTGTCTTTTCTTTAATAGACTCACTTTCAATGaaagaaaagaatgataaaaaagttttggttattattgaaaatataaagcaTGATTAATCAGGTATGATATTGCTCTACCTAgtctagaaatatatattttttcctaaacTATTGACTTGCTCTCCGGTAAGAAATGACGAAAGATTTTGCTATTGATAATGAAAGTAATGCACAATAAACTAAATTAAACTTGCATAGCCTTCCATAGCCCAACCAAGTATTGTGTTTTCTTTCTCTGAAGCATTATCTTTGGATCAATGTgatgtgtaccgcacgtgtttcatacattctcgtacactgtaacattcgtgttttttttttttatctctcgatcTACCCCGCACTGAAAAAAGAATCACGTTTATTCTTGTAATcgcatgttttatatttttttttaatgttgtgtaATTCTAGCTCGCTGCAGTCTGAATATAAGCTTGTTGTCTTGTTGAAAAAAACTTCCCTTGTGTTAATCTTCCCACTCTGTTATTATCTAACAGTCAACTCACATATTGGTGACTGCTGGAAGACCTTCCTCATctctgctgtgccctactgtttaacAATGCCAACCGCAGGACATGACTTCTCTATCCTCACAACGTCAATGAAACTACCACCttttgccagtacagaggcattagCCTTGTTTAAATGTGTTCTGGTATAGTCTCAGATTCCGAGGATaatttcccggaaatctccgattgtgTACTGTGCCCTGAACAAActcctcttggagcagtactcaccatcaccagctgcccgtatatccatgctttctcagctctctcagcaaccgttggggaaccaaaaggctttgctccccCTCAGGAAAATTACCGGTATCACTCCTCTGGAGCCTGCTGATGATGGCTCCCATCAAGGTGAACCTCCTTTATGTTCTAGAGGTAAgatgcctacccaaacctgtacacgccACCATCCCTGATGTAGATATTTTGCCTATGAATGACCTCATAACCAAATCCGTCACCCTTATGtagagccacttcaccaccttcaagagctCCATCAGTGTACAGACaccctaccccgtgacgtgccttaGAGACTACTAAGCCACCCACCACTCACATATGACGCCCCTAACTTATGCCATAACCAGGAGCTCTACAGCTATCTACTGACACCCATCAGCAGTAGTTATACTATTACCACTCAAGATTTGGGGCTACTGTAGGGAAATATTGGAGGGTTATCAGTGTCCAAAATTTttttaagtaggccattgcttgtggtggtggcctcccctatcactaatcttttctttttacatgctgTAGGTCCAGGCTTCTGGATTTTAGTAGACACCAGTTCTTGCTGTTTTCTTCTACCAACGCTACTCTCCAGAACATGACAAAGTTATTATAAAGCTGATGACATCCAAGTGGTTGCTGCCAAATGATTTGCCATCCTCACTCATGGGTAAGAAACGCTCACAAAATCGTTTGGGAGTTccaaatatcactggaaatttCTGTCTGGTAATGTCACACTGTCAATACTCATATAGAATTCCCTGTCCCATTTCCACCACCTTGTTGATTTTACTCATAGAAGGTTATTaaatgcagactcatacttgtaATCACCTCTTCAGTCCAACCCCTCTAACTTTACTCTCCTCATTAGCGCTGCCATGAATACCTACACACACCTCCTCAGTACATGCAAATATTCCAgaaagcacagtatttatcaacaCATCAAGATTGCAGGGGATCCTGTGCTTGCCAGATTTCGGCATCTGTCCCtagatcgtttggcagctgctaaaaaaacgttcaccaaaatggaagaaatgggcctttgccaaaaagcctcaagGGGTTGGTAGACACCTTTACATTCTGAAGATGGAGGGCTTCCTAAGCCTTTTGGGGATGAATGATGTCAAAACATACAGAGAGAACCGGATCATTACCTGTTATATAGATGACATACTTGTGctttcttccttcaaagaggaacacctttgtCTCCTACACATCGTTCTCATCCTCCTGCAAAAAAGACGACATTATAGTCCAGTTCGATAAGAGCACCATTGGCACTAATGTAGTATAATTCATAAGGCACTAATGTAGTATAATTCATAAGGCACCACATAACTCCAGAAGAAGACCATACGCTCCCTGAAAAgttatcagctgttcagaactttcctATGCCCTTGATCGTCAAAGCAGTACAAACATTTTTGGTCATGCTAAACTATTATCAGTATTTTTTGCCAGCCATCACTGTTACTCTTTCTCCCTCTAAACATAACATAAGGGagagtcaaaagacctgaagtggtgtgTCCTTTAGGAAGTGGCTTTCTGTAATGCAAAGCATTTCCTATTAACTTCTGCATTTCTCACCTTACCTGTGCCACATGACGCTCTCAATGTCTCCGCTGATAGTAGTATCTTCACTATTTGTGCAGTACATTGGCAGGTGATTCATGGCTCACAATGCATATTGGCCTCCTTCATCagaaccttagatgtcaggatgtcatatAAATCTTAATCtagcaatcaatcaatcatcatcagAAAACTGTCCAGGGTGTAAGTTGGAAAATCTACCTTCAATCATAAGATTACTAGCAGGGCATTTTGCTgttcgtcacttttgccacttcttagatggTATGCACTTTGGCATTTGCAATGGACCAGATGCCCTTAGTGCATGCCTTCACCTGACAGTCCAACATCTGGTCCAACCATCAGAGCTGAAACTTTTCTGATGTGGtagaatacaactgcacccttcaacataaCCCTTGGAAAATTAGCTCCTTTGCTGATGCCCTGCCACAAAAAAGCATTGGCAACCATTCACTAGGAATTTAATTAGAATGTCTTGACaaaatttcaacaaaaaaaaaatccgagtaccaagcatgcaggacatcctgcacatacttccgttgggaagacatcgccATTGATAACTGTAATGCCACTCTCCTTTGTGATGTCAATACTGGTAGGCCATggccgtggatacctgctcccaaaTGCCTAGAGGTGATTGATTTCATCCATAGTATCACGCATCCCTCctccaatctactgcacagctactgaagatgaagttcatttggcacagtacTACCTAGGATGCTAAATGTTGGGTCCGCTTCAAGCTTCATAAGTACACCGACTCTTGGATTTAGGAGTGGGCCTCTTTCATGAGCATCAGCATAATTTTTCCCACATTAACGTTGACATAGTAAGTGTCCTACCTGCATTAAAAAGAcaacattacctgtttaccatgaTGGACCACTCCATTCATTgccctgaagccatccccattcaAACTATAAAGTCCCCCTTttgtacatccaccttactcttaATGTATGtagagagatttggtatccctgagcatattacttttgacaggggtagcGTTTTTACCTCTCAATTATAGACACCATTACTGAATTTCCTTCGCTTTTCCCTATGCTAGACAACCACCTATCTCCCTATAGCCATCGGAATGGTTGAGGGTTCTCtttgcatcctcaaagcagctttgatgactCATTGCAATAACTCCAACTAATTTACTTAGTTTCCCTGGGTTCTTGTGGGAATAAGGTCTACTCCCAAAAATGCAATGGAAGTTTTGGCAACTGAATCGGTGAAGGGCGAGCCCTTGGTCAtccttgttaaagtttttctatctGCAACCTTCTCCAACAACCTCCAGCGCCGTcgtgttgtggaaaaatttactcacTGCTGAAAGACTTACAAGACCCCTGTGAAGCAGcatatacacatgacaacacatGTTTTCCTGTGCACTGGCagtagcaagccactgctaatacCACTTTCCTTGTGAACCGTTGCACACAGAACGCTTTATTATTTtccattcgaggcaaagaagacttggtctccattgatcacctagaATCTGCATATCTCTTGCAAGATGATCCACCACAGTGTGCCTCTCAAGAAAAGGGCAGCCTATTTCAAATGTATGCCCTATTTAGAGGATGGGAGCCATACAACGCACAAGTTTCTTATACACTTTTGCAATATAACGTCATtgtctttaaatctctctctctcgctctctctctctctccacatcacagaTAATAGAAACCTGTGTCAACTTGTCATTCCCTGTTTTATACCATTTTATTTTTGCGTTATTATTGCTTGCAGCTCTGTAAAAAGCCTTAATGTATTGTTGACTGAATGTCAATTGCATTTATTTTACCTTTCTGTATGTATCTAACTCTCACTTCTCAAAAATTCAACTTAACTTAACTCGACGTCCATACTCTAACATATGGTTATCTTATGTTTTCATCATAAAAGGTATGTATGATTTATAATAAGTGAAATTGATGGTTTAACGTCTTTTGAGTAAGCTATTAAAGTGTTAAGTAATAGAACTAGCTTTGTTTAAGTAGGACTCTTCAAGCTAGAATAAAACCAAACGTttggacacacgcacacacgcacacacacacaaacacacacgcacacacccacacgcacacacacacacacacacacacatatatatatatatatatatatatatatatatatatatatatatatatatatatatatatatatatatatatatatatataacacttaacAAATACTCTTCTTGTGGTAGTTAAACTTGGCACGTTACTTTAATGAAGAGAATGTTGATTATACCTTTAAGAAATGTCACTATGCTTGTTTGcttcttttaaaagtaatttcccAGGACAACCAGACAACTACTAGGAGCATCCCCAATCAACACTTCCATAGTTATAGTATTCAAGCAAAGAGGACCACCCAACACACAAGAAACTAATTGAAACCGTCTGCATGAAAAGGAAtacttcttttttaacattttcaatGGCAGCAGATTATCCTGGTTTAAATAGGACTCTATATGTCTTGTGTTGTGCAATTCCTGGTACGTAACCAACTAGTCGGATATTTAAGAATCATTATGACGAATAATGCAAAGtgaagtttatgtataaatgtaaatttcTATTTTCAATTATCATAAGTTTCATCTCTatctaactaagattatatattatttatagggttgtgtggtatcaaatgtattgatggtcaacgttGGTGTTTCCTTTATTCATCCGTCTTATTACAACATTTGGTAGCAGAGCATTACGTTATCCACGGAAACATCACAGCCCAGGAGGGCCCAGCAGATTGCAGCACAACCCTGAAATCATCGAGTCACAAATACCAGGTCTGTCAacattcctcttctttagtttcGTGCCAGTTAGGTATGCAATGAAATTTGGTAGCATCTTGGCAGTAAATACGTAGAAGTTTCTAGTGTATGAACTATTTGATAGTTGGTCTTTACTTGAAGGCAAAAGATATATAGCATAATCAGTGAGGAAGACGTCAGAGACACTGGAGATATGGATATTCCTGAAAACCCAATGCCAAGGAGTATAGGGTGAAATATTAGTTGTGAATATTCTTCACCATACAAGGATATGAGGAAGTTCAAGGGTACCCGAAGGGAAGTGGGATGTGACTTAAAAGAATGGGTAGATAGATTGGATGGGGATATTCAAAATATTCATGATATGTTTGAATTCATGTATGACGAGCATCAGGTATTAGCTAATAAACTAGATGATGTCAGGAAAAAAGGGTTGCAAAAGAAAGAAGTAAGAGATTATCAGCATACATTAAACAGAATCAGagatgaatttaatgaaaaattttaagtaatggaGGCCAAGCTCACATCATATTACAAACATGAAATAGAGGTTCAGTTAAACAATATAATGAGTAGATGTGaggaaaaatttaaacttttagAGAACCAGTGGAAGATACGAGTACAAGTACTCGAAAGCAAAATCTCGGAGATGGACAGGAAAATATTCGTATCAAATTTGATGAATAGTAAATCAAATGATGTTATCTGTGAgtaggaaagaaaaaatgaaaacactcaAATCCAATTCACACGACCTGCACCACAGCTAGAAATATTTTCAGGTAAAGATagcactagaagagaaataaagagGTGGCTGGAACAAGCAGACTACTGTGCAAATCAGCTGAgttttaatgaaacagaaaaaatattatttgcttgTCAAAGTTTAAGAGATCCTGCATTAACTCGCAGTAAGGCTGTGAAGCCTGAAACCATGAAGgaattaagaaatatattgatGGATACTTATGGAAAACGCAAGACAAGACGAGAACAAAAGTGTGTGGGAATTTGTTGATAGAATTCATGAATTAGACGAGGATGTGCAAGAGAGCTGTCAAAGGgaggccacagagagagagagagagaacaaagtgcACAGTTTTCGTGAAGGGGATGAAAAACAAGCATCTAGCAGCAGAGTTAAGGAAAAAATTGTGTGACAAAACATTGATCTTCCTCGAAGAGAATCGGAAAGTTTGTTAATGATAGATTGAAAGATTTTGATTCAAGGGAAAAAGAACAGCGAAATTTTTGAAGGAGGGAAGTTCTCTATTGTTGGCTCTGTAAAAGGCAAGGTCACATAGCTCGAAACTGTAACGCTGACAGAATAATTAATAAACCTTCAAATAATAAAAGGAACGAAGTTGAAAATGGCTATAGTACTCAACAAGGgtatgcaaaaagaaaagaatttaatagaTATGAAGGTAAATGCTTGAAATGTGGCTTAAGAGGTCATCCTTTTTTTAGGTGTTTAGATAATCCAGGCATGTATCATGAGCAAAGAAACTTTTATGATCGTTCAGTCTCTGGTAAGGATATAGGAGAAAATATAGTTAGagaaaatgaattttccaacgattgaactagtgcattagttggaaaaggatttcccctgattggtcagtctctacttgttttgtagtcacgtgatcagtggtaacttcgttagctccgtgctaagtattgtcattcagcgttggacacttcaagtgtacagttaccacTTTACTTATGGAGGATGACATTATGTCACGTAGCGAAGACCAAATGGAACAACAAAACTCGGGCGGTATTGAACTTGTGCTACAACAAGTCTTAGAGCAGCTCAAGCAACAGAAGAGTGAGTTGAACCATTTGCGAGAGGAGGTGAAAGACAGTAACGTTTCTGTTAAATCTGAGgtcaccaagttgttggagaaagaactcacgtggaaacgtgaaggtaacaagcagcaatataatttcaactgtgacattgatcaagactgtgttcaggctttgtgggctattaccaacaataaatttgattatgctataaatttgctaaaggactgctcagaaaaaaataaaaaaaacgcaaTAAACTTATACGCATTGCCGACACCTCGGAGGCAGGGTGGGATACAGTGAAATTATACAAAACGAATCCAGTTGCTACTGACAGCGAAGATGAGTCcaggattaacaaagcagaaaaCAGAGCTCTCAAGAAGAGGAAACAGGCAGTTACGAGAAGAGAAGCATCGAAAAAGCGTTCCCAAATTCCTACTACCGGGCCTCTTATTTATCCTGGTCAGTTTAGTTCATCACAGTCGTGGATGAGTCCAACTTTTGGAACGGGAGACAGTCATAATTTTCCAGGACCATCGGGTAATTTTCGTGCCTTCGGTGGAAGGAAAGGACCGTcggggtgctgtttctcctgtgggaGCTTCCAGCACTACAGAAAAGACTGTCCGCTCAACAAGTTCAACCAGTCGGGCGAGTTCAGCAGCAAACCTCAATAAATTAACAGATGAGTATGATTCTATTTTTATTAACGGTGTCAATGATAATTTCACTACCGATTACTTTGAATATGAGTCAGCTCGTAAACAAATTATTGTGAAAGGAAGATTAAGAGACAATTTAAAATTTTGGAGAGACATTGGAtctagtaactttattatagacataatAGAAAATGGATACAGGCTACCGTTTTATTCTAAACCACAGTCGACACAGTTAGATAACATCCTTTCTGCAAAGAAAGAACCAGTTTTTGTTGAGGAGGCTCTTTCGAACTTATTGGATAGGGGATTAGTTGAAAAATGTATAGAGCTGCCATATATTGTAAATCCTTTGACAGTTTCTATTCAAGCCAAGGGAAACAAGATATTGATATTAGATCTCAGGATAGTTAACCAACATTTATGGAAACAATCCATAAAGTATGAAGATctaaggttagttttagaatattcaaagccaaattctttcacatataagtttgatattcatagcgcctatcattttgtttcaatttatcctccacatactgattacctgggctttgcatggcaaaacaaacagggtgaaaaactattttttttcaatttttagtactaccgtttggaatttcaactgcaccatattgttttgttaaattaacaaGGCCTCTTATCTCCAAATGGAGAGGTGAAGGAAAAAAGGTTATGTTATTTCTAGACGATGGCTTTGGTTGTAATGATACATACGATCTTTGTTTAGAAATGGTCAATATTATCAAAAATGATCTGATTGCCTCTGGTTTTGTTCCAAATGTTGAGAAATCTCAGTGGGAGCCAGTACAAAAAATTGAGTTTCTAGGGGCATGTTTAGATTCTAAGGAATTTACTATTTCCATACCTAAAAAGAGAATCGATAAAGCTGTGAACACTATGTTAGAGATTGAAAATAGTATGAGACAACATAGGCGAGTTCATGTTAAAAAAGTTGCCAGTTTTGTAGGGCAGTTTATTTCTATGTCAATTGTTGTTGGTAATTTGTGCCAGTTCATGATAAGATATTTGAGCATCGATATTTCTTTAGCACCAAATTggtcatatttcataaagttatctacTCAGAGTTTGGAACAGTTATCGTTTTGGAAGAAAAATTTGACTGAAATTAATTGTAGGCATCTGAATCACAATCCTTCTTACACCAAAATTATTTATACTGATGCAAGTACAATAGGTTATTCTGGATATGAAGTGAATTCACCAAATGGCATGGTTCATGGGGCTTGGGGCATTGAGGAGGCTGTGAAGTCTTCTACTTGGAGGGAACTTATGGCAGTATTTAAAGTGCTTAAAGCTTCAAGCATCGTTCTTGCTTCGAACAAGGTTAAGTGGTTCACAGACAACCAAGGTGTTTGTAGCATTATTGAAAAAGGATcaatgaaaacagaattacaagatcttgctttcaaaattcattctttttgCGTTAATTATTCAATTATTGTAGATATTCAGTGGATTCCCAGGGAAAAGAACCAAATTGCAGATTACCTTTCTAAAATAATAGAAAGAGATGATTGGGGGTTATCTCCCTTTATAATTAATCTCATTATTGAAAAATGGGGTACAATTGATATTGAATGGTTTGCTTCTCCTCACAATGCCAAGCTACCTGTATTTTATAGTAGATTCTGGAATGAGTTTTATGCAGGGGTTGATGCATTTAGTGCAAACTGGAATGCAAAATTTGGTATTTTTGTACCACCTGTTACACTCTTAACTAGAGTACTCTCAGAAATGTTGAAGGAAAATGCAAGAGGAATCATAGTTATTCCTGTATGGAAATCTGCTCCATTCTGGCCTCTCTTATGGAAGGGCAATAGTTTTATTGAGTGTGTTTTGGACTACATGGATCTTCccacaaagaaagaatattatgtgaCATGTAAAAATGGTGCAGGAATTTTTGGAAATGAGGACCTGTCATTTAGAATGTTAGCATTAAAAATTATATGTTAAATCTGTTTCACCATTGTGAATGGTTAATGCTTTTACAAATAATGTTGTATTTGTTGGCGTGGCTGCCATTATATTTGCTAGACGGAGGAGTTGAGTGGTTTGCCCGTCTTGGCTGACAAGCCATTATAATATGTGATAAGATGGTAGAAGTAAAttggaagattttctttgtataatattgttacatgaagaaatgtatgctaactatttgtttttctctaaatatgcttttccagtgtttctctgacgatattgaagagttaccagaagtgttggctgagaaggtgccgcttatcccggaactactggtgtcagcccgagcagatagtaccacaaaaagttatatgaacgcttttcaaagatgaaggttttgggcatctagtaattccgttggagaagaggacatcttgccggctaagccttttatatttgcattatatttgtgttcacttgtccagagtgcaagtactcaaagtcctgtgattaaagcattttacagtgtaaaatatGTTAATGATTTATATGGACTGAAATCCCCTACAGAATCTACTCTTGTTAAGAGTCTACTGGAGGCAGCCATAAGAAGGCTTTCTCATTCAGTTGTAAGGAAGGAacctattacttcaaaaatactCGGTGACATGAATGATAGATTATTTCAAGTTGGAAATGTAAAAAACCAGAGAACTATTTGTGCTTCTCTTTTAGCTTATGCAGGGTTTCTCCGAAGTTCTGAACTGTTAGATATAAAATACTCGGATGTTATCATAGATtcttcacatttatgtatattcatagagtttagcaaaactgatcagtacagagacggtgcctgggttgtaatagccaggacaggtaccagattgtgtccagtaagtaatctggaaaaatatatttcatggacaggtttgtctgtttcttattataatgcttatatattttctagaattgtgttcgaaaataatacgtatcatttaagaaatactagtaagcatatctcatatactacattaagagggttatttattgaagcattttcaccaaatgttaaagatatttctaaatatggttttcattctttgcgtgcaggtggagccacttcggctgcaaataatggtattaaggataggttatttaaaaggcatggaaggtggaagagtgataaagccaaagatggctatatcaaagattctcttaaagagagacttttagtatcacaaacattgggtatctaatttgatttcatatgggattaaacggtcagatacattatcacttattattattattttgacctgGTACTCATTCTAAATTTCCCTGTTCTTTTAgattcagcaatgtccaagcgctcctattcacattaataaattgttaattgagtatttgcttatttgttgtcctaaagtagggacggtgaggtcaggggaaatgaattttccaacgattgaactagtggattagttggaaaaggatttcccctgattggtcagtctctacttgttttgtagtcacgtgatcagtggtaacttcgttagctccgtgctaagtattgtcattcagcgttggacacttcaagtgtacagttaccactttacttttgattttaggaaattaatttccgttagaaccagatcagaaaaataacagtaattttatgtaaatgtgtcgagcttcaactagaaacaaatacattgtattgtttagacattcgtggtttaagaacaagatatgtgtagcatatgtttccATCAGATTGAGTgatgttaagtttgtgtttattttgtatatgtagtgaaatattgatgattgaaatgtacacagcaatgtccaagTGCTCCtaagcaatgtccaagcgctcctattagcaatgtccaagcgctcctattcacattaataaattgttaattgagtatttgcttatttgttgtcctaaagtagggacggtgaggtcaggggaattCATTGTGATGAAGAGACAACCGAACAGGGAAACTGGCAAAGCCGGGCGTATTAATTAGCGTCCGGCCTAATGAAGAACCACTTAACAGCAAGAGAAAGGAAATGGAAGTCGTTAGCCTTGTGCGTTCATTGTgcagtgaaaatcaaaacaatggagAGGCGAGACCCTTAATCTGATGGTAAGAATTGGTGATGTTAGTGTTCTAGGATTATTAGATTCTGGGGCTAACTGTAGCTCAATATCAGAAAGATGGTACAATAGATTCCTGAAACCCAAAAATGTGAATCTCTACAGTGATAGTAATTACATATACGACATAGCTGGAAATGAATTGAACATTTTAGGATATGTAgttgtaaatataaatgttaatgacATTTGTGAAGAGAAATGTGTGCTTTACGTTAAAAAAAATCAAGGAGTGAGGGGTCTAGGAATTAATACAAAACAAGAATGGCTGCTAGGTATGAATATTTAAACGTCTTTATTCAAAGAATGGGGACTATCACATTTATTTGAAGATGGAATCGACTGCGGTGgtcaaaagataaaaaatgaaaagtTAGATTGTTGCATGCGAAGGGTAGCTCAAAACCTCAAAGTTTGGGCAGACGATGAGCAATTGGGTTATGCAATTTGTGTACCTACACAAAATATGAAAATCCCCGGTCGAAGTAGGAAGGTAATCaaagtatttattgataaactGAAGAATGTTCCCAGGGAGAATATTTTGGTAGAAGGCATTGTAAGTGAAAAAATTGACGATCTACAGCCAGGTGTACATATAGTTCCTAGTTTTACAGCTATTGAATGGGGTGTAGGTTTTGTTTGTTTAGCAAACTGGAATGAGGATGAAATAATAATAGAAGCAAATGGAAGGATTGCTGAAGCAACTTTAGCCTTAGTAGAAAACAAAGAGACTTGTTCAGATAATAAGATATTAACAAAAAGAGAATTAAGGGATTTTAGGAAAGCACTAGAAATACAggttaatgaaaacataaatgaagaggcCTTATGTAAAGTGGAAGAGCTTATTCATAGGTATAGAGACTGTTTTGAGCTTCACAAAGACTTGGGTACAGCAAAGGGATGGGAGCacgaaataaaactaacaaatgaaACTTCCATTAAACTGCCATACAGGCAAATTGCCCCTGCCTTAATACCAGAGGTCAAAAAACTGTTAGAAGATCTGACAAGAAGAGCAGTTATTGAGGAAAGTAAAAGCCCTTATCCTGC belongs to Palaemon carinicauda isolate YSFRI2023 chromosome 17, ASM3689809v2, whole genome shotgun sequence and includes:
- the LOC137656595 gene encoding uncharacterized protein; translated protein: MVNIIKNDLIASGFVPNVEKSQWEPVQKIEFLGACLDSKEFTISIPKKRIDKAVNTMLEIENSMRQHRRVHVKKVASFVGQFISMSIVVGNLCQFMIRYLSIDISLAPNWSYFIKLSTQSLEQLSFWKKNLTEINCRHLNHNPSYTKIIYTDASTIGYSGYEVNSPNGMVHGAWGIEEAVKSSTWRELMAVFKVLKASSIVLASNKVKWFTDNQGVCSIIEKGSMKTELQDLAFKIHSFCVNYSIIVDIQWIPREKNQIADYLSKIIERDDWGLSPFIINLIIEKWGTIDIEWFASPHNAKLPVFYSRFWNEFYAGVDAFSANWNAKFGIFVPPVTLLTRVLSEMLKENARGIIVIPVWKSAPFWPLLWKGNSFIECVLDYMDLPTKKEYYVTCKNGAGIFGNEDLSFRMLALKIIC